GAAAGGAACGGTTAGAACCCAAGAAAAGGCCGATTCGCTTTCCAAACTACAGGTTGAAATTAGTCTGTACGATTTTCCGAATCAAGCACCGAATGAGGTTTTTGACGCCGATGCCATAGTGCTTACTGTGCCGCCGGGAAAAATGGAAGATTACCTGGGAATGGTTTGGACCCTGACGGAAGAAATAAAGCTTTCTCCCATTAAAAAGGTCGTATTTCTAAGTTCGGTTTCGGTTTATCCGGAATGTAATAAAGAGGTGGATGAGCAATTTCAAGGAATACCCGACTCTCCCCAAGGTAAACTGCTGGTAGAAGCGGAAAAGATAGTATTGAGTATGCGCGGAAAATCGGTAACGGTTTGTCGCCTTGGCGGTTTGGTAGGAGAGAACCGGCATCCCGGAAAATTTTTGGCAGGAAGAAAAGGTTTACCCAACCCCAATAGTCCGGTGAACCTTATACATGGACAAGATGCAACGGACTTGATTTTTAGACTTTTGTCTGAAAATGATGGTAATGAAGTGTATAATATTTGCTCATCGGAGCATCCTACAAGGAAGAGCTTTTATGTAAAAGCAGCCGATTTGCTTGGAATGGAAAGGCCGGAGTTTCAGCAAGGCGGGCAAGAAAGCTGGAAGAGGGTGAGCAACAAAAAAGTGCTGGATAAAATAGGTGAATTTGAATTTAGATCCATTTTGCCGCAAACCATTATGGAAGGAGCTCTGTAATCCATTTTAGGATTTGGTTCACTTGATTCAAAAAACCGGTTTATTGGGCTTGCACCCCGGGGCAACGATAGAGGTAAGTAGCCCACAGGAGCACGCGGCGCTAGCCAAGTGCTACGAGGACTACAACCGATAGCGTGACCCGAACGCCCATGCAAACATGTTGGGTGCAGCACCATGCTTTTTGGGCGGAGGGGGCCCCCCAACAAACAAAAACAATCCCTCTAACGCCAATTGAATGCTTGGCAAGGGAAAGAAATTGCTACTTTAGGCAACAAATTTTTTCCGATGCGCCGTTCCTGTTTCGCCCTTCTTTTTTTACTACTTACTTATAGCGGATTTTCCCAAAAGGCCTGGTTGTCAAAACCGCTTCAGGAGGCCGTTTCCGGCAACGATCACACTCCCGTTGAAGTGATGATTTACATGAAAGATAAGGTGAATCTAGACTCCATGCTTCATGAATTTAGAACCAATAAAACCAAACTTTCGGTTAGGGCAAAAACGACTATGCATGCCTTGATGCAAAAAGCTAATACTACCCAAGCAGAAGCAATTGCTTTTTTGACAATTTATGGCAACCAATTTCCCGGGTCGGTTGAACGGGTTGAATCGTATTGGATTGCCAATGTAATGGTGGTGAAAATGGCACCTAACCTGGTACCGGAATTGCAAAACCTGCCATCGATTGAGCGCATGGAACTTTGTTCGGAGCAGACATTGAAACCGGTTGAATCGATGAAACCAATCGCCTCAGAGCCCAAATCGGTGGGCGGACATGAAATTGGGTTAGAAGTGATAAAATCTACCGCCTTGTGGGCTATGGGTTATACCGGGCACGGCAGATTAATGTATAGTGTGGATACCGGATCCTGGCCTCAGCACCCAGCCATTGGAAACCGGTTTAAAGGAAATTTTTTCCCGATAGATCAAGCCTGGTACGCCTTTGATAGTCCGATACCGGCAGATAAAAGTGATAGTCACGGCACCCATATTTTAGGTACAACCCTGGGTTTGGATACCACCACCCACGATACTATTGGTTCGGCCTTTAATGCATATTGGATTGCTACCGATCCTATAGTAGAAGATTTGGCGTTGATAAAGCCCATGAGTCAGTTGCTACTTGCTTTTCAGTGGGGATTGAATCCGGATGGAGATACTGCTACCACCGATGATATTCCGGATGCTATCAATAACTCCTGGGGAATTGCTTTAACTCCCGGTGCTGATACCTTGTGTCACAGTTTAGCTTCCGATATGTTTATGGCGGTTGAAGCGGTAGGTACTGCTGCGATTTTTGCTGCCGGAAATGAAGGTCCGGATACCTTAACTGTTGGAAGACCGGCTTTTATTAGCAATTCGGAAGTAGATATTTTTTCGGTTGGAGCATTGAACGGAAATAGTCCGGATTATGCCATTGCCTCCTTCTCGAGTCGTGGACCCAGCGTTTGCGGAGGAAATGGTTCTTTACTGATTAAGCCTGAAGTGTCGGCTCCGGGTGTTAATGTACGGTCGTCGATAGGGCAAAATGGGTATTCGCAGTATTCCGGAACTTCCATGGCATCGCCACATGTAACCGGTGCAGTTTTGTTGTTGAAAGAAGCTTTTCCTTATTTGGCCGGAGAAGAAATTAAAAGGGCGCTTTACTTTACCGCTACGGATATGGGAGTTGCAGGGGAAGATAATGTGTATGGAATGGGTTTGATTAATGTGGAGGCAGCATTTAATTACCTTTCTCAAAGTTATGTTCCAGTTCCACCCGATGCCCGTACCTACGATGTTGCTATTGTTCAGGTTGCTCATCCGGCTAATGGCAGTGTTTTTTGTGATGAAAGTTTGAGTCCGCAGGTGGTGCTGAAGAACCTGGGCGATTCAACCATTACCCAAGCGTATATTTATTATGGTCAAGTCGGGGGAACGGTATATACCTTCGATTGGGTTGGACAATTGGCCGCCGGGGAATCGGAAACCCTGGCTTTGCCTGCCATTACCTTCAACCAATATGGACCTATCGAACTTTCGTTCAGAGTAGAGCTAAATGGTAACTTCATGGAATACGATGCAGTAAACAACCGTCGTATGGCTAGGTTTAATCGTTCTAAAACCGTGGCATTGCCCTTTTTTGAAGGGTTTGAACAAGGCATAAACCCGGAAGTATGGTACAAACAAAATCCGGATGGAGATAAAACCTGGGATACTGTATCAACCGATGGACTGTTATTTAGCTCCAGGTCGGCTACCATGGCATGTGGAATGAGCGTTACCAATAACCGGAAAGATGGTTTGATTAGCCCTTCTTTTGACTTGAGTGCGGCCGATGATTCCATAACTTTAAAATTTTCGGTGGCTTATAAATTCCGTTCGGCTTCGTTGGGCGATACCCTGAGCGTTTGGGTTAGCACAGATTGTGGCGAAACGTTTCCAACCAGGGTTTACAAAAAAGGAGGGGAAGAGTTAAAAACGGTTGAAGGCCATGAGGCTAATTTTTTCCCCGATTCGGCCGGACAATGGAGAGAAGAGGAGGTTGATTTGTCTGCTTTTGCCGGACAGCCTTCGGTTATGTTAAACTTTGTGGCCAAGAATCGCAGGGGCAATAACATTACCCTGGATCATATTTGGTTGTATAGCGGACTTCAGCCAATTGGCTTAAACGAGTTGGAGCAGCCCGAGGCCATAGTTTTTCCAAATCCCGGTGCGGAAGCAGTAAGAATTGAAGCAAAAGGACTCTCTCCGGGTAAGGTTTTGGTGGAATTGGTAGACCTAACCGGTAAATGCTGGAACAAAAAAGAAATGGAATGCAATGGGTCTAAATTAAACCTGAACTGGGAATTGGGTCAAGTGCCAACCGGGGTGTATTTTATTGGAATTAAGGCCCCAAATGGAAATCGTTGGTTAAAGTGGGTGAGGGAATAAGCAAAAAACCCTCGCCTGGCTATTCGTAATACAGTATTTTTCGTTTAGCCACAACCTTCTTTTCCTTACCATTGGTTTGATACCGGATAATCCAATTGCCTTTGCGATCAAACTCGTAACTGTATTGAACGCTTACTTCGGTTTGTATCGCATTTCTTTCATACCTAAACGTATTGGATAGGTTGTGTTCAAGCTTTCCTAGCAAACAAGCATTGGCATCGTAGAGGTAATGGTTCGAGAAACTGTAGCTCCAGGTCGAATTTCGAATGGTATTGTCTTGTTGTGAATGCCGAATGATGTTTCCCCATTTATCATAAGAAAAGGACCCATTGATGATTAAACAGGAATTAGACCCGGCACAAAAATCCATCAGGGAGTATTGTGTTTTTCGTCCAAGCGAATCGTATGCAAAACTCATGTTGCTTCCGGAGCTTCCTTCATTGGTCTTATAAATGACTTGTTGATTTAAAACGCGACCGTAGTTTCCTAATGTAACTGTGTATTCTTCTGTTTCCAGGTATACATAAGATTTGTCCCGATTAGGAAAGGTATAATGGAATCGTATTTTTTTACGATCATTTTCATAAGACACTGAATAATTAAAATTGTTTTCAGGGTTCAGATTATTGGTATTCATGAAATGATCCATCCATCCATTTTGGAAGGTTCTTTCATTCAAAACTTTGGCCTGTAGGCTGGGCTGTTCGGTTATCTTACGCAAGTCTCCTTTCGTATTAAATTCATAACGAACCAGGTAACTTGTATTTGTTGAGCTTCGAAACGAATCCATTTCGAGTTTTCCCCATTTATTGAAATTCAGAAAGCTGGTATCTCCATTGGTATCCCATTCTATTACGCTTTTTATTTTACCATTCAAGTGGAAATTATCCCAGGTTTTCTCAACCTCGGAGGCTTTAATTTTCTCGTAAATGGTGGTAGAAAAATCCTTGTATCTTTCTTGAGCCAAACCTGGTAAAATGTGGGTGATACCAAGGATCAGGAGGAGTATTTTTTTTACCATAAATAAGTTTTTTTTCCTGGCGCAATTATTAAGCCAAAACCTGTTTTTGTGTTGATTTTTAGGCGGGTCCCTTTCGCCTTATTGAAGTTTTGTTTTTTGTTTCAACCATTTTTGCAGAAGGCTCAGGGCCGGGCTATTCGTTCCTAGTCCTCGTCACCCTAGGCTAACGCCGTAGGGTTCCTGTGGGCTATCCACTTCTATCCCTACCCGAGGTGCAAGTTCCAACGGCGGCAATTTGTACCGGTAGGATTGGGCACAAAAAAGCCGATTTCCACAAGTTTATCGGTAAGGAAATCGGCTTTAAAAAGGCCTTTATTATAGGTTAACGATTCGGCTTAGGTATTTATCCTTTCCGTTTTCTAAAATTACGGTAAAAACTCCGGGTTTAAGACCAACGGCTTCTATCAGCAGTTCTTCTCCGTATACTGCCGGAAAATCCCGAACCACTCTACCGGTCATATCAACCAATTTGGCTGTGAATTTTTGGTTGCTTGGATTAGGAAAATACACGGATGTTGTGGTCGTAAACGGATTAGGTATAGCGGCTAAAAACTTGTTGTAATTGCGTTCTTCTATTCCGGCACTAATGTCAACACAGCCATTTGAAATTTGTTTTTCTATGGTTTCATATTTATCGTTTACAAAGGCCACAATTTCACTTACACAAGCCTGCACAGGCAAGGCATCGCTAAAGTAAACCCGTAAAAACGGACTAGGCAAATAAAATTTAGGGGTAGTTCCTTCAACGGTATCTAAACCGGCAATTTCAAGGTTGCCATGGCGGATTATCGGATTAAAGCCGGGTACCAGGCAGCGAACCGAGTCAACACCGGAAATGCCACTTACTTTAAATTGGAATCCCATGATTTTACTTAGTGGACAATTCAAATACACATCGAAAAAATCTTCAGAGGATGCGCCGATGGTAAGTACACCGATTTGGTTGGGATTATGTCTTCCTGTAGGGAAGGAACAGGGGATTAAGGCACCCCAATAGGCTTCATCGTCGCCGTGTCTAACGCATTGTTGGTCAAGAGCAGCATCTACAATGTTAATGGAGCCGCTGTTGTCAAGGTCGTTGCAAGGCACAGGCTGCAAGGCATGTGTTTGAACATCGGCTACGTAGTTAACCACATCGTTCATGTGACGAAGGGTATCGCCGGTAATATCACCGGGCAAGGCATAACCATTACAATTGCCTGCACAATCAAGTTGGGCATTTCCAAGCACAGCCCCGGTACAATCGGTCCAGGGAGTGCAATTACTAAGCAGTTGAATAGAAGGTGTTCCATTGGCATCCCGGTTTAAACGGAAACAAGCACGTACTATGTTATTGTCGTAGCGTTGTTCGTAGCGGCCCAGGGCGTCAGGTGAGTGTAACCAGTTTACATCTGCCTGAAACACATAAACACCGGTATCAACATCGGTAACATCAATCCATTGGCATTGAGTACCGGAGCCGTAAATATCACCACAGCCATGCGAAATTCCCATGTTTCCACAGCCGTAT
This DNA window, taken from Bacteroidia bacterium, encodes the following:
- a CDS encoding NAD(P)-binding domain-containing protein — its product is MKVSIIGLGWLGQQLAERFIEAGFQVKGTVRTQEKADSLSKLQVEISLYDFPNQAPNEVFDADAIVLTVPPGKMEDYLGMVWTLTEEIKLSPIKKVVFLSSVSVYPECNKEVDEQFQGIPDSPQGKLLVEAEKIVLSMRGKSVTVCRLGGLVGENRHPGKFLAGRKGLPNPNSPVNLIHGQDATDLIFRLLSENDGNEVYNICSSEHPTRKSFYVKAADLLGMERPEFQQGGQESWKRVSNKKVLDKIGEFEFRSILPQTIMEGAL
- a CDS encoding S8 family peptidase → MSKPLQEAVSGNDHTPVEVMIYMKDKVNLDSMLHEFRTNKTKLSVRAKTTMHALMQKANTTQAEAIAFLTIYGNQFPGSVERVESYWIANVMVVKMAPNLVPELQNLPSIERMELCSEQTLKPVESMKPIASEPKSVGGHEIGLEVIKSTALWAMGYTGHGRLMYSVDTGSWPQHPAIGNRFKGNFFPIDQAWYAFDSPIPADKSDSHGTHILGTTLGLDTTTHDTIGSAFNAYWIATDPIVEDLALIKPMSQLLLAFQWGLNPDGDTATTDDIPDAINNSWGIALTPGADTLCHSLASDMFMAVEAVGTAAIFAAGNEGPDTLTVGRPAFISNSEVDIFSVGALNGNSPDYAIASFSSRGPSVCGGNGSLLIKPEVSAPGVNVRSSIGQNGYSQYSGTSMASPHVTGAVLLLKEAFPYLAGEEIKRALYFTATDMGVAGEDNVYGMGLINVEAAFNYLSQSYVPVPPDARTYDVAIVQVAHPANGSVFCDESLSPQVVLKNLGDSTITQAYIYYGQVGGTVYTFDWVGQLAAGESETLALPAITFNQYGPIELSFRVELNGNFMEYDAVNNRRMARFNRSKTVALPFFEGFEQGINPEVWYKQNPDGDKTWDTVSTDGLLFSSRSATMACGMSVTNNRKDGLISPSFDLSAADDSITLKFSVAYKFRSASLGDTLSVWVSTDCGETFPTRVYKKGGEELKTVEGHEANFFPDSAGQWREEEVDLSAFAGQPSVMLNFVAKNRRGNNITLDHIWLYSGLQPIGLNELEQPEAIVFPNPGAEAVRIEAKGLSPGKVLVELVDLTGKCWNKKEMECNGSKLNLNWELGQVPTGVYFIGIKAPNGNRWLKWVRE